aagggagaaacctcatcagtgtccagagtgttggaagagattctGGCGGCTTGAACACATGAAACGTCACATGtttgtgcattcaggtgacaagtctcatgagtgtccagagtgtgggaagagattcagtcagcttggacatatgaagaagcACAAGATGACACATGCAGATGATAGGCTAAATACTTCGAGTatggaagataattaagagaatgttgaaagaTAATGaggcatatattagtatattaacttacctttaatctaacggtgtgctatcacaatgtcagttggatgaccTTCAGAGGTAATTATGTTATATTTTGTtggagaaatacacttcaccatgaaaggtaaagatctaaAGTTATTTTATTATTGCTCTTTTTTATAAAAGTTAGATGCTCTTCATAGACcaaagcaagaactagagaagccaTCTCTGTAGAaaaattcaaaattgcttataagtaaagAAATATCTCTAGTTTAACAAAGAAAAAACAAAGCTTTACATGTGTTTTCTtcctatttatgtaaataatgatgTGCTCTCTATATTTTTCTCTGTggatatttatttaaaatataatatactcgctgtagccaagatatggacatttttgttttaatattaCTTAGCATTGGggctggtgaagaagacagtttGAGATGTACTGAAGATAAGACCATTGTATTAGTCGG
Above is a window of Procambarus clarkii isolate CNS0578487 chromosome 3, FALCON_Pclarkii_2.0, whole genome shotgun sequence DNA encoding:
- the LOC138368552 gene encoding zinc finger protein 22-like, which codes for MKRHTFVHSGDKPHECPECGKRFSRLGNMRTHRMMHADERPFQCAECGKKFRERGNIIKHMLVHSREKPHQCPECWKRFWRLEHMKRHMFVHSGDKSHECPECGKRFSQLGHMKKHKMTHADDRLNTSSMEDN